The proteins below are encoded in one region of Euzebya sp.:
- a CDS encoding MBL fold metallo-hydrolase — protein MARLDQRHPAGAPGPWFVDERCIDCDAARHVAPGLIVRNPDDGVSVFARQPTTEAEVAMAWRAVLVCPTRSVGHETSRQPPADVFPHDLGDGVHRLGHNALESFGAHSYLVVRDGANLMVDAPRWTRQLVDPIAALGGVDVVLLTHRDDVADADRYAAHFGAEVVIHAADRGAAPYADRLLEGTDPVEVASGVTAFPVPGHTRGSVLYHVDGHLLFSGDSLAWDPRRERLMAFRDACWFSWEAQAESLDRFAASGLTFDRLFCGHGWSHDADPATFTASLDELVGRMRR, from the coding sequence ATGGCTCGGCTCGATCAACGCCACCCGGCCGGGGCGCCCGGTCCGTGGTTCGTCGACGAGCGGTGCATCGACTGCGACGCCGCCCGGCACGTCGCCCCGGGCCTGATCGTCCGCAACCCCGACGACGGCGTGTCGGTGTTCGCCCGCCAGCCGACCACCGAGGCGGAGGTCGCGATGGCGTGGCGAGCGGTGCTGGTCTGCCCGACCCGATCGGTGGGGCACGAGACGTCGCGTCAGCCACCTGCAGATGTGTTCCCCCACGATCTGGGCGACGGCGTGCACCGGCTGGGTCACAACGCGCTGGAGTCCTTCGGCGCGCACAGCTACCTGGTGGTCCGCGACGGTGCGAACCTCATGGTCGACGCGCCCCGCTGGACCCGTCAGCTGGTCGACCCGATCGCGGCGTTGGGGGGCGTCGACGTGGTGCTGCTGACCCACCGCGACGACGTGGCCGACGCCGACCGGTACGCCGCGCACTTCGGCGCCGAGGTCGTCATCCACGCCGCCGACCGGGGTGCGGCGCCGTACGCCGACCGGCTGCTGGAGGGCACCGATCCCGTCGAGGTGGCATCCGGGGTTACCGCGTTCCCGGTGCCCGGCCACACCCGCGGGAGCGTGCTGTACCACGTCGACGGGCACCTGCTGTTCTCTGGCGACTCGCTGGCGTGGGACCCGCGACGCGAGCGGCTGATGGCGTTCCGCGACGCCTGCTGGTTCTCCTGGGAGGCGCAGGCGGAGTCGCTGGACCGCTTCGCCGCCTCGGGCCTGACCTTCGACCGCCTGTTCTGCGGACACGGGTGGAGCCACGACGCCGATCCCGCGACGTTCACCGCCAGCCTGGACGAGCTGGTGGGGCGCATGCGGCGCTGA
- a CDS encoding ribbon-helix-helix protein, CopG family: protein MSQRGRPKVGQRIAFRLPDPLLAALDARAGAAGISRAEALRTIVEDALRAGDDGVDRAQIDARLALSPARRVETMARDARRLAAIRGRAAS, encoded by the coding sequence ATGTCGCAACGAGGACGCCCCAAGGTGGGGCAGCGCATCGCCTTCCGGCTTCCGGACCCCCTGCTGGCCGCCCTCGATGCCCGGGCCGGCGCCGCAGGGATCAGCCGAGCCGAAGCGCTGCGCACGATCGTCGAGGACGCGCTGCGCGCCGGCGATGACGGGGTCGACCGGGCCCAGATCGACGCCCGCCTCGCCCTGTCCCCGGCCCGACGGGTCGAGACGATGGCGCGGGATGCCCGACGACTGGCGGCCATCCGCGGACGCGCCGCGTCGTGA
- a CDS encoding helix-turn-helix domain-containing protein, which produces MDLPSSACVLLRSVRRAAGLSQQQLAELAGTSQSAIAAYEAGQREPTVPVLDRMVRATGHELILEAQPDPRMFRLTDVAREVAATSDEHRRFRLVLEFLRGAADDDHALPLLVMAEPARTGDQRYDALLAAVAEDLCLREGLRPPAWSQSADRVVDGFWWVSDLPSARTRALVHSPASYRRRGIMIDRADLEAA; this is translated from the coding sequence ATGGATTTGCCAAGCAGTGCATGCGTCCTCTTGAGGAGCGTTCGACGTGCAGCGGGCTTGTCACAGCAGCAGCTGGCGGAGCTCGCCGGCACCAGCCAATCGGCGATCGCCGCGTATGAAGCGGGCCAGCGGGAGCCCACGGTGCCGGTGCTCGACCGGATGGTCAGAGCGACCGGGCACGAGCTGATCCTCGAGGCACAGCCCGATCCCCGCATGTTCCGCCTCACCGATGTGGCGCGGGAGGTCGCTGCCACCAGCGACGAGCACCGACGGTTCCGGCTGGTGCTGGAGTTCCTGCGGGGAGCCGCGGACGACGACCACGCCCTCCCCCTGCTGGTCATGGCCGAGCCTGCACGGACGGGAGACCAGCGGTACGACGCACTGCTCGCGGCGGTCGCGGAGGACCTCTGCCTGCGCGAGGGGCTGCGACCGCCAGCCTGGTCGCAGTCCGCGGATCGCGTGGTGGATGGCTTCTGGTGGGTCAGCGACCTGCCGTCGGCTCGCACCCGGGCGCTGGTCCACTCACCGGCGTCCTACCGCCGGCGGGGGATCATGATCGACCGGGCAGATCTGGAGGCGGCGTGA
- a CDS encoding Uma2 family endonuclease produces the protein MSDASVLRDLPAEVFRPLQRVEFQAMVERGMFDGTHVELVGGVLVEMSPQGPPHVWMIVRLTKLLVSALGDDYDVGVQTPLAVDDISLPEPDFSVLTRGQSGYPEQAALVIEVSASSLAFDLGVKARRYAAAGYPEYWVVDVTSSCIHVHRAPSANGWGRVEVVRDGTLQATAVRQLSLEVPALFAT, from the coding sequence ATGAGCGACGCGTCGGTGCTGCGCGACCTCCCCGCTGAGGTCTTCCGCCCCCTCCAGCGGGTGGAGTTCCAGGCCATGGTCGAACGTGGGATGTTCGACGGCACGCACGTCGAGCTCGTGGGAGGCGTGCTGGTCGAGATGAGCCCGCAGGGACCACCACACGTGTGGATGATCGTCCGCCTCACCAAGCTGTTGGTGTCCGCGCTCGGGGACGACTACGACGTGGGCGTGCAGACGCCCCTCGCGGTCGATGACATCTCCCTGCCCGAGCCGGACTTCTCGGTGCTCACGCGCGGGCAGTCGGGCTACCCCGAACAGGCGGCCCTGGTGATCGAGGTGTCGGCCAGCAGCCTGGCGTTCGATCTCGGTGTCAAGGCGCGCCGCTACGCCGCCGCTGGGTACCCCGAGTACTGGGTGGTCGACGTCACGTCCTCCTGCATCCACGTCCACCGCGCCCCGTCTGCCAACGGGTGGGGGCGCGTCGAGGTGGTGCGGGACGGCACGCTGCAGGCCACCGCGGTGCGCCAGCTCAGCCTGGAGGTGCCGGCACTGTTCGCGACCTGA